One stretch of Verrucomicrobiia bacterium DNA includes these proteins:
- a CDS encoding SCO family protein, with translation MKRSQRLLWVAFGAVMIALVGIALQRQFAVPPLPVLGTLGPFRLTNQLGAAVSPEQLQGSVVIANVIFSRCPGQCHRLSVQMARIQKATGDGIRLISLTADPEFDAPAVLKEYGSRYGALPERWWFLTGPKAEVYRVAEKDLLFTVLDTGEVSPRLDDRFIHSGNYVLLDRSGRIRSVVQSEEPGSESRVVELAERLRRESWP, from the coding sequence GTGAAGCGCTCTCAGCGACTGCTCTGGGTGGCGTTCGGTGCGGTCATGATCGCGCTCGTCGGGATTGCCCTGCAAAGGCAGTTCGCGGTGCCTCCACTGCCCGTATTGGGAACCTTGGGTCCCTTCCGGCTCACCAACCAGCTCGGGGCGGCGGTGTCCCCGGAACAGCTCCAGGGGTCGGTGGTCATCGCCAACGTGATCTTCTCGCGCTGCCCCGGCCAGTGTCACCGCCTCTCGGTGCAGATGGCACGAATCCAGAAGGCCACCGGTGATGGTATTCGGTTGATCTCCCTCACCGCGGATCCCGAGTTTGATGCTCCGGCAGTGTTGAAGGAGTACGGCAGTCGCTACGGGGCGCTGCCGGAACGCTGGTGGTTTCTCACCGGTCCCAAGGCGGAGGTGTACCGGGTGGCGGAAAAGGACCTTCTCTTCACAGTGCTCGACACCGGCGAGGTGAGTCCAAGGCTCGACGATCGGTTCATCCACTCCGGAAACTACGTCCTTCTCGACCGCAGCGGACGCATTCGCTCCGTGGTTCAGTCCGAGGAACCCGGTTCGGAGTCCCGGGTCGTGGAACTCGCCGAGCGTCTGCGTCGGGAATCCTGGCCATGA
- a CDS encoding cytochrome C oxidase subunit IV family protein, whose amino-acid sequence MSDSQHAVPAAQAQGHAHAHHDYDFAAHKKVYWAVGAALLVGTLITVLAREWEFSSVALTVAVALFIATVKAFLVCAYFMHLLSERKAIYLVLATTAAFAVAMVALILFSDMDPIPGTQPKISYVP is encoded by the coding sequence ATGAGCGATTCCCAACACGCCGTCCCCGCCGCGCAGGCCCAGGGCCATGCGCACGCCCATCACGACTATGACTTCGCCGCCCACAAGAAGGTCTATTGGGCCGTGGGGGCCGCGCTCCTGGTCGGCACCCTGATCACCGTCCTCGCCCGAGAATGGGAGTTCAGCAGCGTCGCGCTCACCGTCGCGGTCGCGCTCTTCATTGCGACCGTGAAGGCGTTTCTGGTCTGCGCCTACTTCATGCATCTCCTGTCCGAGCGGAAGGCGATCTACCTCGTGTTGGCGACGACGGCCGCATTTGCGGTGGCGATGGTTGCCCTCATCTTGTTCTCGGACATGGATCCCATCCCGGGGACCCAGCCCAAGATTTCGTATGTCCCTTAA
- a CDS encoding ThuA domain-containing protein, with product MKHLLRLLTTLFLSSPAHVALAHDPVAPAALGGDRIKVLVFSGTAYYRHPDIPGINRWLVLLGHENSLEVDITEHPNDLMPHVLEKYDVLLLNNANELDKIIPEEQRRSVEGWFRNGKKGIVGLHAALVRQTGWPWLNELGGCDFNSDSEFTKARVIVDPAARNHPTVKGQPAEFWIEADWTNHDRSVTGLPGFQVLLRVDESTYTPVREWFKTRGGEPMGEDHPISWTNEPATGGRFFYTEFGHDLRSLSTPFVRQHVLEGIRWVAAANGSSDDIAPK from the coding sequence ATGAAACACCTGCTGCGACTCCTGACGACCCTGTTCCTATCCTCGCCAGCCCATGTGGCATTGGCTCACGATCCCGTCGCGCCCGCCGCGTTGGGCGGGGATCGCATCAAGGTGCTAGTCTTCTCCGGCACGGCCTACTACCGGCATCCCGACATCCCCGGCATCAACCGGTGGCTGGTGCTGCTCGGCCATGAGAACAGCTTGGAGGTCGACATCACGGAGCATCCAAACGATCTCATGCCGCATGTGCTCGAGAAATACGACGTGCTCCTGCTCAACAACGCCAATGAACTCGACAAAATCATCCCGGAGGAACAGCGACGGTCGGTTGAGGGGTGGTTTCGCAATGGCAAGAAGGGTATCGTCGGGCTGCATGCAGCCCTGGTTCGTCAAACCGGCTGGCCATGGCTCAACGAGCTGGGAGGGTGTGATTTCAACAGCGATTCGGAGTTTACCAAGGCCAGGGTGATCGTGGATCCCGCCGCGAGGAACCACCCCACCGTGAAAGGGCAACCCGCAGAGTTCTGGATTGAGGCGGACTGGACGAACCACGACCGCTCCGTGACCGGGCTTCCGGGATTCCAGGTGCTGCTCCGCGTGGACGAAAGCACCTACACGCCGGTGCGCGAATGGTTCAAGACGCGCGGCGGCGAACCGATGGGCGAGGATCATCCCATCTCCTGGACGAACGAGCCGGCGACAGGTGGGCGCTTTTTCTACACCGAGTTCGGCCACGATCTTCGCTCGCTGAGCACGCCCTTTGTCCGCCAGCACGTGCTGGAAGGCATCCGCTGGGTCGCAGCGGCAAATGGAAGTTCCGATGACATCGCTCCGAAATGA
- a CDS encoding M1 family metallopeptidase, with product MHHNARRLVGRIHWLHLCAVVLLMLLGSLRAEEWLAGLQCRHCERLLAAAPEGPASGRHYAPDRTADITHLAIDVTPNFSTRTLRATTTLQCLPVARPMTELALDAVDLGLDSVESSAPVAGWAYDDARLVLTFAPPVPLGTEVTVTVRYHASPRQGLYFRTPAQGYREGDTHLWTQGEPVEARHWFPCFDAPNERFTSEIICRLPDGMKALANGRFAGTERDAVTGLTAHRWVQDQPHVAYLVCLVAGHFSTLEDRHGGIPLAFHTPPSRIAAATNSFRGTAAMMAFFEQELGVPYPWAKYDQVVVDDFTAGGMENTSLTTLSHHTLFTDAFENTRSSRGLVAHELAHQWFGDLVTCKDWSHLWLNEGFATYYDALQARHALGEDEFRLLMRGNLKAVLAAREDRTPIVWRQYASPMEQFGYRAYPKGAWILHMLRHQLGDDLYRRCVQTYLERHAGGHVVTGDLVRVFEDVSGRSWDAFFDQYVYHARHPELKVEYSWNEAVRQAGIRVLQTQEVNDRVLLFDVPLTVRFEVAGTTVDHVLRVHRKQEEYQIPLPSQPETVRVDPDLALLADIRFEPPRAMLRPILAASHDVVGRLRAVESLGQRKDDEAIQELGRVLREDPFHGVRSDAAQVLRETGSDAALEALLAAREQPDARVRLAVFNALAGFYRPQVRDALLEALGRESNPAIAAALLRGLGAYPDPAVRGRLEPELQGTSHDDIRLQAALSALRSHGDPAAVAAVRAAIVSHGTAWQAEALATAMDTVATLDREAVDRSGTRDLLLAHLDHPKRTVQLAAIRGLGTLGDPVAIGPLQTVAGTVRGEPGVSTAATQAVRDLREKRPASADLGELRREVMSLQQDNRSLRDDLEKLRKTLETRTSAPPPPSSERRPTSRRGMP from the coding sequence ATGCACCATAACGCGCGGAGGCTGGTGGGACGGATTCATTGGCTGCACCTATGCGCCGTGGTGCTGCTGATGTTGTTGGGAAGTCTCCGGGCGGAGGAATGGCTGGCCGGACTCCAATGCCGCCATTGCGAGCGGCTCCTCGCGGCCGCACCCGAGGGACCCGCCAGCGGACGTCACTATGCGCCCGACCGGACCGCCGACATCACCCATCTGGCCATTGATGTCACCCCGAACTTCAGCACCCGCACCCTCCGGGCGACGACCACGTTGCAGTGCCTTCCGGTGGCGCGCCCGATGACCGAACTCGCCCTCGACGCCGTGGACCTGGGGCTTGACTCAGTGGAATCCAGCGCACCGGTGGCCGGTTGGGCGTACGACGATGCCCGTCTGGTCCTCACCTTCGCGCCTCCGGTGCCCCTCGGCACCGAGGTCACCGTGACGGTCCGCTACCACGCCTCCCCGCGGCAGGGCCTGTACTTCCGGACTCCCGCCCAGGGCTACCGCGAAGGGGACACCCACCTCTGGACCCAGGGCGAACCGGTGGAGGCGCGGCATTGGTTTCCCTGCTTCGACGCGCCCAATGAACGCTTTACCAGCGAAATCATCTGCCGCCTGCCGGATGGCATGAAGGCGCTTGCCAATGGGCGGTTTGCGGGAACGGAACGCGATGCCGTGACCGGACTGACGGCGCATCGCTGGGTCCAGGACCAGCCGCATGTCGCGTACCTCGTCTGCCTGGTGGCCGGCCACTTTTCCACCCTGGAGGATCGCCACGGCGGGATTCCCCTGGCCTTTCACACCCCGCCGTCGCGCATTGCCGCCGCGACCAATTCATTCCGGGGCACGGCGGCGATGATGGCGTTCTTCGAGCAGGAGCTCGGGGTGCCCTACCCGTGGGCCAAGTACGACCAGGTGGTCGTGGATGACTTCACGGCGGGTGGCATGGAAAACACAAGCCTCACCACGCTCTCCCACCACACGCTGTTCACCGATGCGTTCGAAAACACCCGCAGCAGCCGCGGCCTCGTCGCGCATGAACTGGCCCACCAGTGGTTCGGCGACCTCGTGACGTGCAAGGACTGGAGCCACCTGTGGCTCAACGAGGGATTCGCCACGTATTACGACGCGCTCCAGGCACGTCACGCATTGGGCGAGGATGAGTTCCGCCTGCTGATGCGCGGTAATCTCAAGGCGGTCCTGGCCGCCCGCGAGGACCGCACCCCGATCGTCTGGAGGCAGTACGCCAGCCCCATGGAGCAATTCGGGTACCGGGCCTATCCCAAGGGCGCCTGGATCCTCCACATGCTCCGCCACCAGCTCGGCGACGACCTGTATCGCCGATGCGTCCAGACCTACCTGGAGCGGCACGCCGGCGGCCACGTGGTCACGGGCGACCTGGTCCGGGTGTTCGAGGACGTTTCCGGACGCTCCTGGGACGCCTTCTTTGACCAGTACGTCTATCACGCCCGCCACCCGGAGTTGAAGGTTGAGTATTCGTGGAATGAGGCGGTCCGGCAGGCCGGCATCCGGGTGCTCCAGACGCAGGAGGTCAACGACCGGGTGCTCCTCTTCGACGTGCCCCTGACCGTGAGGTTTGAGGTCGCGGGCACGACGGTGGATCACGTGTTGCGGGTTCATCGCAAACAGGAGGAATATCAGATTCCCCTGCCCTCCCAGCCCGAAACCGTCCGGGTGGATCCCGACCTCGCACTACTGGCCGACATCCGGTTCGAGCCGCCGCGTGCGATGCTGCGTCCGATCCTGGCGGCTTCCCATGACGTGGTGGGCCGGCTGCGCGCCGTCGAATCGCTGGGCCAGCGAAAGGACGACGAGGCGATCCAGGAGCTTGGCCGGGTGCTGCGTGAAGACCCCTTCCACGGCGTCCGCAGCGACGCGGCGCAGGTGCTTCGCGAGACGGGATCCGACGCCGCCCTGGAGGCGCTGCTGGCGGCGCGGGAACAGCCGGATGCCCGCGTGCGCCTTGCCGTATTCAATGCCCTTGCCGGCTTCTATCGCCCGCAGGTTCGGGACGCCCTCCTGGAGGCGCTGGGCCGGGAGTCCAATCCCGCCATCGCCGCGGCCCTGCTCCGCGGGTTGGGCGCCTATCCGGACCCGGCGGTCCGCGGCCGCCTGGAACCCGAGCTTCAGGGAACCTCCCACGACGACATCCGGCTGCAGGCCGCCCTGTCCGCGCTACGCAGTCACGGAGATCCCGCGGCGGTGGCGGCGGTGCGGGCGGCCATCGTGAGCCATGGGACGGCGTGGCAGGCCGAGGCCCTGGCAACCGCGATGGACACCGTCGCAACGCTCGACCGGGAGGCCGTGGATCGTTCCGGCACGCGCGACCTCCTGTTGGCGCACCTGGACCATCCGAAACGCACGGTTCAGCTGGCAGCGATCCGCGGACTGGGAACCTTGGGGGATCCGGTGGCCATCGGACCGCTGCAAACCGTGGCCGGTACGGTCCGAGGGGAACCCGGCGTCTCCACGGCGGCGACGCAGGCCGTCCGGGACCTGCGGGAGAAGCGTCCGGCCTCTGCCGACCTCGGGGAATTGCGCCGCGAAGTGATGTCATTGCAGCAGGACAACCGGTCGCTCCGCGACGACCTGGAAAAGCTGCGCAAAACGCTGGAGACCCGCACCTCCGCTCCGCCCCCGCCCTCCTCCGAGCGCCGTCCAACGTCCCGTCGCGGCATGCCCTAG
- the ruvC gene encoding crossover junction endodeoxyribonuclease RuvC, whose amino-acid sequence MGISPKDFSVLQGRLSGRRPGASPAPGPSAPPVDCRRVLGIDPSLRGTGLGIVDFGTAGPSALHQETIRCPPGWTRSRCLGRIATVVRDLIARHQPRVCVVEGLFFAQNLKTAITMGEARGAALSAVGAAEIPVYEVAPRQVKLAIVGYGGAQKIAVAKMVQRLLGLAEVPDADAADALALALAFGNESRRRTAPGRKPL is encoded by the coding sequence GTGGGAATTTCTCCCAAGGATTTTTCGGTCCTCCAGGGACGGCTCTCGGGCCGGCGTCCCGGAGCCTCGCCAGCGCCCGGTCCGTCCGCACCGCCCGTGGACTGCCGGCGGGTGTTGGGCATTGATCCCTCGCTCCGGGGCACCGGACTTGGGATCGTGGATTTTGGGACCGCCGGACCGTCGGCCCTGCATCAAGAGACGATCCGGTGTCCACCGGGTTGGACCCGGAGCCGCTGCCTGGGCCGGATCGCCACGGTGGTCCGGGATCTGATCGCGCGGCATCAGCCCCGGGTGTGTGTCGTCGAGGGGCTGTTCTTTGCGCAGAACCTCAAGACGGCGATTACCATGGGCGAGGCCCGGGGGGCGGCGTTGTCGGCGGTGGGGGCGGCGGAAATTCCCGTGTATGAGGTGGCGCCCCGCCAGGTGAAGCTCGCGATCGTGGGTTACGGCGGGGCGCAAAAGATTGCCGTGGCGAAAATGGTGCAGCGCCTGCTTGGGCTGGCGGAAGTGCCGGATGCCGATGCCGCCGACGCCCTCGCCCTGGCCCTGGCGTTCGGCAACGAGTCGCGGCGCCGGACCGCACCGGGGCGGAAGCCCTTGTGA
- a CDS encoding sigma-70 family RNA polymerase sigma factor yields the protein MTPMDDWQLLDAYARDGSEAAFSRLVDRHLGLVHAAARRQVRDDALAADVAQAVFLLLARKAGSLGRRGLLLGWLFQTTRFVAARALRADARRQRREQEAASMQELHTPDPRWDQLAPEVDEALSRLGAADRNALLLRFGEGRNHREVANALGLTEEAARKRVNRAIEKLRGVLLRQGVTVTAGMLGSLLADRLCAAPPPGLATAISQGVAGDVIPHEAAGLAQQVASAWRRARLQLAVGVLGTAAVMALVVLAPRNFGPKPTVSAATALSSPPESGSSVHPNTGFQRSAGSGTFRLRVVAADTGEPLSDARVPVNFVSDGEWIAPADLRTDVAGECVIPLPRGVLMRLDAGAHLPGYENRFFTWNARWQHPRPEEYTLRLGRADTVGGIVVDGRGRPVPSVTVWLAYHLSDTSWREPDEDRERLGFMRRLRVGVTDAKGRWTCATIPPARDRFAFEFEHPDYAREDSLAVNRDDATAVGQEVLALVAAGRMVTTMQPGMIVYGQVVNASGEPVPDARIATSWHEAAVTTDIHGEFSLGPLRQGSIRLVATADGYAPRRFDAGREGPVRVSLHPGGVLRVRMVTPNGDPIAGATLALQDGFGEGALGWDGRSDDEGRIEWRSAPPGGRFTFTAYAPGHQYARNVPLTVDGPEHTMVLHPVLVVAGAVVDATTGEPVARFKAIPGNGREFPNFDRSQLFYGTDGAYRLDFDEAGEPVVRIEAEGYETTLGHPVPGPDGRPRCDFELRREDPNHAVRGVVLNADGTPAAGAEVALCTLETSVTLGPGRFLRREGGIHTVTDDAGRFAFPVVRAPHTVVAVSVLGFGLAGIPGNGPATIRLEPFGSIEGVVSRDRQPQPGLDVVLSEPSFLFQAGCVSPDVATFQQRTDAAGRFLMTWVPGGDYLLYLNPGLGISFTDETPVTVTSGRSATVTVGEPDPLGRLVTGRVTPSEPVSVGDWRRHVGTRVLSKKIPIIEPPAGLTAEARQRWRYGWIRTEEGRAHLRLRASYTVELDPDGSFSVRGVPPGDYELWVWARPADAARQIPWDARAASWQGTVSCAVTVPEPDPADPDAPLDLGPLEMKIRLAR from the coding sequence ATGACTCCCATGGATGACTGGCAACTGCTCGACGCCTACGCCCGCGATGGATCGGAGGCCGCGTTTTCGCGGTTGGTGGATCGTCACCTCGGACTCGTGCATGCCGCCGCCAGGCGGCAGGTCCGCGACGATGCCCTGGCTGCGGATGTGGCCCAGGCGGTCTTCCTGCTGCTCGCGCGGAAGGCCGGTTCCCTGGGGCGCCGCGGGTTGCTCCTGGGGTGGTTGTTCCAGACCACCCGGTTCGTGGCGGCCCGGGCGCTGCGTGCCGACGCCCGCCGGCAGCGACGCGAACAGGAAGCCGCCTCCATGCAGGAACTCCATACCCCGGATCCCCGCTGGGACCAACTTGCCCCCGAAGTGGATGAGGCGCTGTCCCGACTCGGAGCCGCCGACCGCAATGCCCTCCTGCTGCGCTTTGGCGAGGGCCGAAACCACCGCGAGGTCGCCAACGCACTCGGCCTCACGGAGGAGGCGGCCAGGAAACGGGTGAACCGGGCCATTGAAAAGCTCCGCGGCGTGCTGCTCCGCCAGGGCGTCACCGTGACGGCAGGGATGCTGGGCAGCCTGCTTGCCGATCGCCTCTGTGCCGCCCCGCCGCCCGGACTGGCGACCGCCATCTCGCAGGGCGTCGCCGGCGATGTCATCCCGCACGAAGCTGCAGGACTGGCGCAACAGGTCGCGTCCGCGTGGCGTCGGGCGCGGTTGCAGCTCGCTGTCGGAGTCCTGGGAACGGCGGCCGTCATGGCCCTCGTGGTCCTTGCACCGCGGAATTTCGGCCCGAAGCCCACCGTCTCGGCAGCAACCGCCCTCAGTTCACCCCCGGAGTCGGGATCGTCCGTTCATCCCAATACTGGCTTTCAACGGTCTGCCGGTTCCGGGACGTTCCGCCTCCGGGTAGTTGCGGCCGACACCGGGGAGCCGCTGTCCGATGCCCGGGTGCCGGTCAATTTTGTGTCTGATGGCGAGTGGATAGCACCCGCAGATCTGAGGACCGACGTGGCGGGGGAATGCGTCATTCCATTGCCGCGCGGCGTGCTGATGCGACTGGATGCCGGGGCGCATCTGCCAGGTTATGAGAACCGCTTCTTTACCTGGAATGCCCGTTGGCAGCATCCCCGGCCCGAGGAGTACACGTTGCGGCTGGGTCGTGCCGACACCGTGGGTGGCATTGTGGTGGACGGCCGGGGGCGTCCCGTCCCCAGCGTCACGGTCTGGTTGGCCTACCACCTCAGCGACACGTCGTGGCGGGAACCGGACGAGGATCGAGAACGGCTGGGATTTATGCGGCGGCTCCGGGTGGGCGTGACCGACGCCAAAGGACGCTGGACTTGTGCCACAATTCCGCCGGCCCGGGACCGGTTTGCGTTCGAATTCGAACATCCGGATTACGCCCGCGAGGATTCCCTGGCTGTCAACCGCGACGACGCGACCGCGGTGGGACAGGAGGTCCTCGCCCTGGTGGCCGCCGGACGCATGGTGACCACGATGCAGCCCGGGATGATCGTTTACGGTCAGGTCGTCAATGCGTCCGGGGAGCCGGTCCCGGATGCCCGGATCGCGACCTCGTGGCATGAGGCTGCCGTGACTACCGATATCCATGGCGAGTTCAGTCTGGGGCCATTGCGGCAGGGAAGCATCCGGCTGGTGGCGACTGCGGACGGCTACGCGCCTCGGCGGTTTGACGCCGGCCGTGAAGGACCCGTGCGTGTGTCCCTACACCCGGGCGGCGTGTTGCGTGTCCGAATGGTCACTCCCAATGGCGATCCCATCGCCGGCGCCACGCTGGCGCTGCAGGATGGTTTTGGTGAAGGGGCGCTTGGATGGGACGGACGCTCCGATGACGAAGGACGCATCGAGTGGCGCAGCGCACCGCCCGGGGGCCGGTTCACCTTCACGGCGTATGCCCCCGGCCATCAGTATGCCCGGAATGTTCCGCTGACGGTGGACGGCCCTGAACACACGATGGTTTTGCATCCGGTTCTGGTGGTCGCCGGCGCGGTCGTGGACGCCACGACCGGAGAGCCGGTCGCCCGGTTCAAGGCCATTCCTGGAAACGGACGGGAGTTTCCGAACTTCGACCGCAGCCAGCTTTTTTACGGAACCGATGGAGCGTATCGTCTGGACTTCGACGAAGCCGGCGAACCGGTGGTCCGGATCGAGGCTGAGGGGTACGAGACCACCCTCGGCCATCCTGTGCCTGGGCCTGATGGCCGTCCACGCTGTGACTTTGAGCTTCGGCGTGAGGATCCCAACCACGCCGTGCGGGGTGTCGTGCTGAATGCAGACGGGACCCCCGCGGCTGGTGCCGAGGTGGCGCTGTGCACGCTGGAAACTTCGGTGACCCTCGGGCCCGGACGCTTCCTGCGCCGTGAAGGCGGCATCCACACCGTGACCGACGACGCGGGACGGTTTGCCTTTCCGGTGGTTCGGGCGCCCCACACGGTGGTCGCGGTCTCCGTTCTTGGTTTCGGACTTGCGGGCATCCCGGGAAACGGTCCGGCCACGATCCGTCTGGAACCGTTTGGATCCATCGAGGGCGTGGTGAGCCGGGACAGACAGCCGCAGCCGGGACTCGACGTTGTCCTGAGCGAACCCAGCTTTCTGTTCCAGGCAGGCTGCGTGAGCCCGGACGTGGCGACCTTTCAGCAGCGAACGGATGCCGCCGGCCGATTCCTGATGACCTGGGTGCCTGGCGGGGACTACCTGCTTTATCTCAACCCGGGCCTGGGAATTTCCTTCACGGATGAGACCCCGGTCACGGTGACTTCCGGCCGGTCGGCGACCGTGACTGTGGGGGAACCGGATCCTCTGGGGCGCCTTGTCACCGGCCGAGTGACGCCCTCGGAACCCGTGTCCGTGGGCGACTGGCGGCGGCATGTCGGCACCCGCGTCCTTTCGAAGAAGATTCCGATCATCGAACCGCCCGCCGGGCTTACGGCCGAGGCGCGTCAGCGGTGGCGGTACGGGTGGATCCGGACTGAAGAAGGCCGCGCTCATCTCAGGTTGCGTGCCAGCTACACGGTCGAGCTGGATCCCGACGGTAGCTTCTCCGTGCGAGGCGTGCCGCCCGGAGACTATGAATTGTGGGTGTGGGCCCGTCCCGCGGATGCCGCGCGACAGATCCCCTGGGACGCACGGGCCGCGTCATGGCAGGGCACCGTGAGCTGCGCAGTGACCGTTCCGGAACCGGATCCCGCCGATCCGGACGCCCCCCTGGATCTGGGCCCGCTGGAGATGAAGATCCGGCTCGCACGTTGA
- a CDS encoding cytochrome c oxidase subunit 3, with the protein MEIPYAVKPRPDTGLYNAKVGIWLFLASEVMLFGAFFSTYILLRVQAPPGFWPEVALAWPHGLLNIPIGTFNTAVLITSSVTVVMAWIALKQNDFVRFRRFMAVTIACALGFLVIKTFEYKEKFGHYVIELNNGSRITGHLDVSGKSPMFWTLASVKGANLETLKVIEDVPNRFRFPVGHAIPDPIRKAHAEGVHHVDRSIPVSEIASVKAFIPSTHPFFAIYFTMTFLHGLHVLGGALVLFYFGFIGSRMWKTDPERFTNRIEVGGLFWHFVDLVWIFLFPVVYLL; encoded by the coding sequence ATGGAAATCCCCTACGCCGTCAAACCCCGGCCCGACACCGGACTCTACAACGCCAAGGTCGGGATCTGGCTCTTCCTGGCCTCCGAGGTCATGCTCTTCGGGGCGTTCTTCTCGACCTACATTCTGCTTCGGGTCCAGGCCCCGCCGGGATTCTGGCCCGAGGTCGCCCTCGCCTGGCCCCACGGCCTCCTGAACATCCCGATCGGTACGTTCAATACCGCGGTTCTCATCACCTCCTCGGTGACCGTTGTCATGGCGTGGATCGCGCTCAAGCAGAACGACTTCGTGCGGTTCCGGCGCTTCATGGCGGTCACCATCGCCTGCGCCCTTGGCTTCCTGGTCATCAAAACTTTTGAGTACAAGGAGAAGTTTGGGCATTACGTGATTGAGCTGAACAACGGGTCGCGAATCACCGGTCACCTCGATGTCAGCGGAAAGTCGCCGATGTTCTGGACCCTCGCCAGTGTGAAGGGGGCCAATCTGGAGACCCTCAAGGTGATTGAGGACGTGCCCAACAGGTTTCGGTTTCCGGTTGGCCACGCTATTCCAGACCCCATCCGCAAGGCCCACGCCGAGGGGGTTCATCACGTTGATCGGAGCATCCCCGTCTCGGAGATCGCCAGTGTCAAGGCCTTCATACCGTCCACGCATCCCTTTTTTGCGATCTACTTCACGATGACCTTCCTGCACGGCCTGCACGTGCTTGGGGGGGCCCTGGTGCTCTTCTACTTCGGGTTCATTGGCTCCCGCATGTGGAAGACCGATCCCGAGCGCTTCACCAACCGCATCGAGGTGGGTGGACTGTTCTGGCACTTTGTGGACCTGGTCTGGATCTTTCTGTTCCCGGTCGTCTACCTGCTTTGA
- a CDS encoding cytochrome c oxidase subunit II has translation MSFWNYFIPPSNAAAHGGSIDNLMLYLHLLMAVLFVGWLGYFLVALWRFRGSANPRADHVGARSHFSTYAEVGVAAVEVLLLLGFAVPLWAKAVDQFPVATGNPETDPIEVHIMAQQFAWNAHYPGPDGKWGRQDIEFAGSNPFGLDPKDEDGQDDVVCLREPFVLPVNRDVICRVSSMDVIHCFKLPRMRVTQDAIPGLTIPVHFRPVETGDYMIICAQLCGNLHSGMKGEFRVVSAEEYATWYAEKAAAGGAISFE, from the coding sequence ATGAGTTTCTGGAACTATTTTATTCCCCCCTCCAACGCGGCGGCCCACGGCGGCAGCATTGACAACCTGATGCTCTACTTGCACCTCCTGATGGCGGTGCTCTTCGTCGGCTGGCTGGGGTACTTTCTGGTGGCGCTTTGGCGTTTCCGGGGGTCTGCCAACCCACGGGCCGACCACGTGGGTGCGCGCTCGCATTTTTCCACCTACGCCGAGGTCGGTGTCGCGGCGGTGGAGGTGCTGCTGCTGCTGGGGTTTGCAGTGCCCCTCTGGGCCAAGGCCGTGGATCAGTTCCCGGTCGCCACCGGGAACCCGGAGACCGACCCGATCGAGGTGCACATCATGGCGCAGCAGTTTGCCTGGAACGCCCATTATCCCGGACCGGATGGCAAGTGGGGGCGTCAGGACATCGAGTTCGCGGGCTCCAACCCGTTCGGGTTGGATCCCAAGGATGAGGACGGCCAGGACGACGTGGTCTGTCTTCGGGAGCCGTTTGTGCTTCCGGTGAACCGGGATGTCATCTGCAGGGTGTCCTCCATGGATGTCATCCATTGCTTCAAACTTCCCCGAATGCGCGTGACCCAGGATGCCATCCCCGGCCTCACAATTCCTGTGCATTTCAGGCCTGTGGAGACGGGGGACTACATGATCATCTGTGCCCAGCTCTGCGGAAACCTCCACTCAGGAATGAAAGGGGAGTTCCGCGTGGTGAGTGCGGAGGAATATGCGACCTGGTATGCCGAGAAGGCGGCGGCCGGCGGAGCCATCAGCTTTGAGTAG
- a CDS encoding DUF420 domain-containing protein, producing MNLADSPPLNASLNALSAMLLAAGWVCIRRGRREAHRTCMVAALLSSTAFLACYLWYHFQMQRLHGRAHTAFVDPAWFRPVYLAILVTHLAGAFVILPLVGVTLFRALRGEFDRHRRIARWTLPIWLYVSFTGVVIYLLLYRIFPQATAAGVAGG from the coding sequence ATGAATCTTGCCGATTCTCCGCCCCTGAACGCCTCGCTGAACGCCCTCAGCGCCATGCTGCTCGCCGCGGGATGGGTGTGCATCCGTCGCGGGCGGCGGGAGGCGCACCGCACCTGCATGGTGGCGGCGTTGCTCAGTTCCACCGCCTTTCTGGCCTGCTACCTCTGGTATCATTTCCAGATGCAGCGGCTGCATGGACGCGCCCACACGGCGTTCGTGGATCCCGCGTGGTTTCGTCCGGTCTATCTGGCAATTCTCGTGACCCATCTGGCCGGGGCCTTTGTGATCCTGCCTCTGGTGGGCGTGACCTTATTCCGGGCGCTCCGTGGCGAATTTGACCGGCACCGCCGCATCGCGCGCTGGACGCTGCCCATCTGGCTCTATGTATCGTTTACCGGCGTGGTCATCTACCTGCTCCTGTACCGGATCTTTCCACAGGCCACCGCTGCGGGAGTCGCCGGCGGATGA